The Sorangiineae bacterium MSr11367 genome window below encodes:
- a CDS encoding SUMF1/EgtB/PvdO family nonheme iron enzyme: MTPPAWVTATATLVLAVATGVACRKRDPQLTADTGPPTSTGSATLAPSSAPSAPVGAPRPGMTWIPPGVLRAGTPPDRVPRVPDEELPGAEMVLGGYYIDALPYPNEAGAIPTSNVTRDDAAHLCEAKGKRLCTEFEWERACKGADNSTYEYGDAYRASACGMGVAVEHAAKRPTGERVQCKSDFGVMDMHGGVWEWTESPWARGSSQSNLGVLRGGNALAGELAGRCANAIGRPSSSKGPTMGFRCCAGPRNAQTNDLVVKPGVPLERSMKPADLGAPFAGAGSKKWGGGAPAESSPFVARQAWAWHPTANEELFIVTGCARSKEADEKRPPSGCGVMIGRVPPSPGAEPVVLTSIDSGRDAAEVVLFGDARHLRMRGLDLKGSFLREILYAYGRVDVGPVKR, from the coding sequence GTGACTCCCCCCGCGTGGGTCACAGCCACCGCCACTCTCGTTCTGGCCGTGGCGACGGGGGTCGCCTGCCGCAAACGTGATCCGCAACTGACCGCGGACACCGGGCCACCGACGTCCACGGGTTCGGCGACCCTCGCGCCGTCGTCCGCTCCCTCGGCGCCGGTGGGCGCGCCGCGTCCGGGCATGACCTGGATCCCGCCCGGCGTGCTGCGCGCCGGCACACCGCCCGATCGCGTGCCCCGGGTGCCGGACGAAGAGTTGCCCGGCGCCGAGATGGTGCTGGGTGGCTACTACATCGACGCGCTCCCGTACCCGAACGAAGCGGGCGCCATCCCCACATCCAACGTGACCCGCGACGACGCCGCTCACCTGTGCGAGGCCAAGGGCAAGCGCCTCTGCACCGAGTTCGAATGGGAACGCGCGTGCAAGGGGGCGGACAATTCCACCTACGAGTACGGCGACGCCTACCGCGCCTCGGCCTGTGGCATGGGCGTGGCGGTCGAACACGCCGCCAAGCGCCCCACCGGCGAGCGCGTGCAATGCAAGAGCGACTTCGGTGTGATGGACATGCACGGCGGCGTCTGGGAGTGGACCGAAAGCCCATGGGCCCGAGGCTCGTCGCAGTCGAACTTGGGCGTGCTGCGCGGAGGCAACGCGCTCGCCGGCGAGCTCGCCGGGCGTTGTGCCAACGCCATCGGGCGTCCGTCGTCGTCGAAGGGACCCACCATGGGCTTTCGCTGCTGCGCCGGCCCGCGCAATGCGCAGACGAACGATCTGGTGGTGAAGCCCGGCGTGCCGCTCGAGCGAAGCATGAAGCCGGCCGATCTCGGGGCGCCGTTCGCCGGGGCGGGGAGCAAGAAGTGGGGCGGGGGGGCCCCGGCCGAGTCCTCGCCGTTCGTCGCTCGCCAAGCATGGGCGTGGCATCCGACGGCCAACGAGGAATTGTTCATCGTGACCGGCTGCGCGCGCAGCAAGGAAGCCGATGAGAAGCGGCCCCCCTCGGGGTGCGGCGTCATGATTGGTCGCGTGCCGCCAAGCCCCGGCGCCGAACCGGTCGTGCTCACGAGCATCGACTCCGGTCGCGATGCGGCGGAGGTCGTGCTGTTCGGCGATGCGCGCCACCTGCGCATGCGAGGGCTCGATCTCAAGGGGAGTTTCCTGCGGGAGATCCTCTATGCGTACGGTCGGGTGGACGTCGGACCCGTGAAGCGCTGA
- a CDS encoding sigma-54 dependent transcriptional regulator codes for MLPERKQVLIVDDEPNLRKILSAQLSRDGYDVLTAEDGEEGLQLLREHHIDLVVTDLKMPKVDGMTLLREAIREDPDLPIVMITAHGTVDTAVEALKLGAFDYLTKPFDKDEVRQIVAKALKTRQLAGEEASPTQSGEGARFGIIGSSPGLTELYQVLERVADTPTTVLITGESGTGKELVARALHDHSSRKDKPFIKVNCAAIPKELIESELFGYERGAFTGAVTSKPGRFELAGGGTLFLDEIGEIPVEMQVKLLRALQESEFERVGGIKTIRVDVRLVAATNRDLEKLIAHGSFRKDLFYRLNVVGIRLPALRERATDIPLLIEHFLAKFNERLKKAVVGVEPEAMDLLTAYSWPGNIRELENVVERAVLFSDVPRLRVQDLPPELRSGSPSVSTVPMAEADLQAALSSEGGMKEHVKVAMSRLERELVSRALLQTGGNVTHAARLLKISRKGLQLKMKELGLREGAGGAGEKGE; via the coding sequence ATGCTCCCCGAACGAAAGCAGGTGCTCATCGTCGACGATGAGCCGAATCTGCGCAAAATCCTGTCGGCCCAACTCTCGCGCGACGGGTACGACGTCCTCACAGCCGAGGACGGGGAGGAGGGACTCCAGCTCTTGCGCGAGCACCATATCGATCTGGTCGTCACCGATCTGAAGATGCCCAAGGTCGATGGAATGACGCTGCTGCGCGAAGCCATTCGCGAAGATCCCGACCTGCCCATCGTCATGATCACCGCCCACGGTACGGTCGACACGGCGGTGGAGGCGCTCAAGTTGGGTGCGTTCGACTACCTGACCAAGCCCTTCGACAAAGACGAAGTGCGTCAAATCGTGGCCAAGGCCCTGAAGACGCGCCAGCTCGCCGGGGAAGAAGCCTCCCCCACGCAGTCGGGGGAGGGCGCGCGCTTTGGCATCATCGGCAGCTCGCCCGGGCTCACCGAGCTTTACCAGGTGCTCGAGCGCGTCGCCGACACGCCCACCACGGTGCTCATCACCGGCGAGAGCGGTACGGGCAAAGAGCTGGTCGCCCGCGCCCTGCACGACCATTCGTCGCGCAAGGACAAGCCGTTCATCAAGGTGAATTGCGCGGCCATTCCCAAGGAGCTCATCGAAAGTGAGCTCTTTGGCTACGAGCGCGGTGCGTTCACCGGGGCGGTGACCTCCAAGCCCGGCCGCTTCGAGCTGGCCGGCGGCGGGACCCTCTTCCTGGACGAAATCGGGGAGATCCCGGTGGAGATGCAGGTCAAGCTGCTGCGCGCCCTGCAGGAGAGCGAGTTCGAGCGGGTCGGCGGCATCAAGACGATTCGGGTCGATGTGCGCCTGGTCGCGGCCACGAACCGCGATCTCGAGAAGCTCATCGCGCATGGCTCGTTCCGCAAGGACTTGTTCTACCGCCTGAACGTGGTGGGCATCCGCCTGCCGGCGCTTCGCGAGCGGGCGACGGACATCCCGCTGCTCATCGAGCACTTCCTGGCGAAGTTCAACGAGCGGCTCAAGAAGGCCGTCGTCGGGGTCGAGCCGGAGGCGATGGACCTGCTCACCGCGTACTCGTGGCCGGGCAACATCCGCGAGCTCGAGAACGTGGTCGAGCGCGCGGTGCTCTTCTCGGATGTGCCGCGCCTGCGCGTGCAGGATCTCCCGCCCGAGCTTCGTTCGGGATCGCCCTCGGTGTCGACCGTGCCCATGGCCGAGGCCGACCTGCAGGCCGCGCTCTCGAGCGAGGGCGGCATGAAGGAGCACGTCAAGGTGGCGATGAGCCGGCTCGAGCGCGAGCTGGTGAGCCGCGCCTTGCTGCAAACGGGCGGCAACGTCACGCATGCCGCGCGCCTGCTCAAGATCTCGCGCAAGGGGCTCCAGCTCAAGATGAAGGAGCTCGGGCTGCGCGAGGGGGCGGGCGGGGCCGGCGAGAAAGGCGAGTGA
- a CDS encoding Uma2 family endonuclease: MGSGANPGRPMTIEEWATLDEDVGGEFVDGYLEDEEMPSFLHGLVNGWLVENLRRWARRRGGFVASSDAKYAVSATRGRKPDAAVYLDGRRPTAEGLIHDPPDLVFEVVSHNPRDARRDRIHKLQEYAAFGIKLYGLIDPALRSLEVFELGADGRYVRAVGASEGCVSNIPGCGVLLLDLDELWREVDDLLAAERDSTVGTSG, from the coding sequence ATGGGAAGCGGCGCAAACCCCGGGCGCCCGATGACCATCGAAGAATGGGCAACCCTCGATGAGGACGTCGGGGGCGAATTCGTCGACGGGTACCTCGAGGACGAGGAGATGCCGAGCTTCCTTCATGGATTGGTCAATGGTTGGCTGGTCGAAAACTTGCGTCGGTGGGCACGCCGCCGGGGCGGATTCGTGGCCAGTTCCGACGCGAAATACGCCGTTTCGGCGACCCGAGGCCGAAAACCCGACGCCGCCGTGTACCTGGACGGGCGCAGGCCGACCGCCGAAGGGCTGATTCACGACCCACCGGACTTGGTATTCGAGGTGGTATCGCACAACCCGCGCGACGCGCGGCGGGATCGCATCCATAAGCTGCAGGAATACGCCGCCTTCGGCATCAAGCTGTACGGTCTCATCGACCCGGCCCTGCGCTCGCTCGAGGTCTTCGAATTGGGCGCGGACGGCCGCTATGTGCGTGCCGTGGGCGCCAGCGAAGGGTGCGTGTCGAACATACCGGGGTGCGGCGTGCTTTTGCTCGACCTGGACGAACTCTGGCGGGAGGTCGACGATTTGTTGGCGGCGGAAAGAGACAGCACCGTCGGCACGAGTGGATGA
- a CDS encoding iron-containing alcohol dehydrogenase, protein MSDLVTWSFPTTIVYGNGALSTLGDHVKRLGAKRALVVADSGVVKAGIVANVTETLKKAGIAAAVFDGVDPNPVEKNIFDGVEAYKAHKADIIISVGGGSPLDAGKLIALKTTHERPLVDYDDATGGDQFITTNVPPIINIPTTAGTGSEVGRSGVVTLAATGRKTVIFSPYLLAKAAILDPALTVSMPGPVTAATGFDALTHCLEAYCSLGDHPMADGIALGGLELVAKFLARAVRKGDDLEARGAMMKAAMMGAVAFQKGLGACHSLAHPLSSEKGLHHGLANALCLPAVVEFNQSTIPERLERVRVILDPRAETAADAVRTLRSALGLPGGLAMRGVTTADIPKLADKAIIDACHRCNPRPTTREDLVKLYEASM, encoded by the coding sequence ATGAGCGATCTGGTGACCTGGAGCTTTCCGACGACGATTGTTTACGGTAATGGCGCGCTTTCCACGCTCGGAGACCACGTCAAGCGCCTCGGCGCGAAGCGGGCACTCGTCGTAGCCGATTCCGGGGTGGTGAAAGCCGGCATCGTCGCCAACGTCACGGAGACGTTGAAGAAAGCGGGGATCGCGGCGGCCGTCTTCGACGGAGTCGATCCCAACCCGGTGGAGAAGAACATTTTCGACGGCGTGGAGGCCTATAAGGCCCACAAGGCCGATATCATCATTTCCGTGGGCGGCGGCTCGCCGCTCGATGCGGGCAAGCTGATTGCCCTCAAAACGACGCACGAACGCCCGCTGGTCGACTACGACGACGCCACGGGCGGCGATCAATTCATCACGACGAACGTGCCGCCGATCATCAACATCCCGACGACGGCCGGCACGGGCAGCGAAGTGGGTCGCTCGGGCGTGGTCACCTTGGCCGCAACGGGCCGCAAGACGGTGATCTTCAGCCCCTACTTGCTTGCCAAGGCAGCGATTCTGGATCCCGCGCTCACGGTGAGCATGCCCGGTCCGGTCACGGCGGCGACGGGCTTCGATGCGCTCACGCATTGCCTCGAGGCCTACTGTTCCTTGGGCGACCATCCGATGGCCGACGGCATCGCGCTGGGCGGGCTCGAGCTGGTGGCGAAGTTCCTGGCCCGCGCCGTGCGCAAGGGCGACGATCTCGAGGCGCGCGGGGCCATGATGAAGGCCGCCATGATGGGCGCGGTCGCGTTCCAGAAGGGCCTCGGCGCCTGCCATTCGCTGGCGCACCCGCTCTCCAGCGAAAAGGGGCTGCACCACGGCTTGGCCAACGCCCTCTGCCTTCCGGCGGTGGTCGAGTTCAACCAGTCGACCATCCCCGAGCGCCTCGAGCGGGTCCGCGTCATCCTCGATCCCCGCGCCGAAACCGCCGCCGACGCCGTGCGCACCCTCCGCTCCGCACTGGGCCTCCCCGGCGGCCTCGCCATGCGCGGCGTCACCACCGCCGACATCCCGAAGCTCGCCGACAAAGCCATCATCGACGCCTGCCACCGCTGCAACCCCCGCCCCACCACCCGCGAAGACCTCGTCAAACTCTACGAAGCCTCGATGTAA